A single Phoenix dactylifera cultivar Barhee BC4 chromosome 1, palm_55x_up_171113_PBpolish2nd_filt_p, whole genome shotgun sequence DNA region contains:
- the LOC103718514 gene encoding STOREKEEPER protein-like, with protein MAPKRPAVEATSSSSSDEAASSSDEEHEEVPLSSPSPDKSTVQKKPTNPPAPAPQAPKPHPSQRPAAASSDEDEDDSEDEEETSASESDDGRTKKQPSPPPQTQPPLPKPASQPTASGSSDGSGSGSDSEEESSDEEPAPVRRPSRGADPSIKPISSKPMDEAPQPKKPAAASPSLKKKAKTSEPSENDGGAQKRPLFQRLWSLDDEIAILSGLVEYRSKKGTLPSSHEMDQLHNLIRGSLQVEVSNNQLNDKIRRLKKKFETSVARGKNGADPIFSKPQERTVFELSKKIWGAKKFISEDPRASSGEEEEGEESDSEMAGRQNVKEENAASPAAALKLHDGVSPAVPLANGSAKLRYPFLSGAVTKMANECKCGAAMKRALENLEDSKARAMEEKVKKLKMGEMKTHMRRMDLMKETVKHIFEALAKSDL; from the coding sequence ATGGCCCCCAAACGCCCTGCTGTCGAAGCcacgtcctcttcctcctccgacgaggccgcctcctcctccgacGAAGAGCACGAGGAAGtgcccctctcctccccctcccctgacAAAAGCACCGTCCAAAAGAAGCCCACCAATCCCCCCGCCCCCGCTCCCCAGGCCCCCAAGCCCCACCCCTCCCAGCGCCCCGCCGCGGCCTCCAGCGACGAAGACGAGGACGACAGCGAAGACGAAGAAGAAACCTCCGCCTCTGAATCCGACGATGGTCGAACCAAGAAACAGCCCTCGCCGCCGCCCCAGACCCAGCCACCGCTCCCCAAACCCGCTTCCCAACCCACCGCTTCCGGATCCAGTGATGGGTCCGGATCCGGGtccgactccgaagaagaatcctccgaCGAGGAGCCCGCCCCCGTCCGCCGCCCCTCTCGCGGCGCCGATCCCTCCATCAAGCCCATCAGCTCGAAGCCCATGGACGAAGCCCCCCAGCCCAAGAAGCCCGCCGCCGCTTCTCCGTCTCTCAAGAAGAAAGCGAAAACCTCGGAGCCTTCGGAGAATGACGGCGGCGCGCAGAAGCGGCCACTGTTCCAGAGACTCTGGAGCCTGGACGATGAGATCGCCATCCTCTCCGGTCTCGTCGAGTACCGCTCGAAGAAGGGAACTCTCCCGTCGTCCCATGAGATGGACCAGTTGCACAATCTGATTCGTGGCTCTCTTCAGGTTGAGGTGAGCAACAACCAGCTCAACGACAAGATTCGGCGCCTCAAGAAAAAGTTCGAGACCAGTGTTGCTAGGGGCAAGAACGGCGCGGACCCGATCTTCTCCAAGCCCCAAGAGCGCACTGTCTTTGAGCTCTCGAAGAAGATATGGGGGGCTAAGAAGTTTATCTCGGAGGATCCCCGTGCCAGCAGCGGCGAGGAAGAGGAGGGTGAGGAGAGTGACAGTGAGATGGCCGGCCGACAGAATGTTAAGGAGGAGAATGCTGCCTCCCCCGCTGCTGCTCTGAAGCTTCATGATGGTGTGTCGCCTGCTGTCCCATTGGCAAATGGGAGTGCTAAGCTTCGGTACCCGTTTTTAAGCGGGGCAGTTACTAAAATGGCGAATGAGTGCAAATGTGGGGCGGCCATGAAGAGGGCGCTGGAGAACCTTGAGGACTCGAAGGCGAGAGCAATGGAGGAGAAGGTCAAGAAGCTGAAGATGGGTGAGATGAAGACGCACATGCGCCGGATGGATCTGATGAAGGAGACAGTAAAGCACATCTTTGAAGCTCTAGCCAAATCGGATCTGTAG